The Ciceribacter thiooxidans genome window below encodes:
- a CDS encoding type II toxin-antitoxin system RelE/ParE family toxin, producing MNIVWLPKAQAGLAHAIDYIAEQNPSAALGQLREIEQQSDILADHPEIGRAGRRRGTRELVISRTSFILVYRVRARARRVEVLRLLHGAQKWP from the coding sequence GTGAACATCGTCTGGTTGCCGAAGGCACAGGCCGGGCTCGCTCACGCCATAGACTACATCGCGGAGCAAAATCCCAGCGCCGCACTCGGCCAACTCCGGGAGATTGAACAGCAGAGCGACATACTGGCAGATCATCCGGAGATCGGACGGGCCGGACGCCGACGCGGAACGCGCGAACTGGTCATAAGCCGCACGTCTTTCATTCTTGTCTACCGCGTGCGGGCGAGAGCGAGGCGCGTCGAGGTGCTTCGCCTTCTCCATGGTGCGCAGAAATGGCCATGA